The Pyrococcus horikoshii OT3 genome includes a window with the following:
- a CDS encoding Nif3-like dinuclear metal center hexameric protein, which translates to MDRDEIVSFLDEFLNISAYPDKSKNGLQVEGKEEVNTIAFAVDASLDTILKAKVFNADMLIVHHGIIWGGISYVRGLIAKRLKELLVAGINLYAVHLPLDAHPEVGNNVQLLKLLNLEAKEPFGEYHGVKIGYIGEFDEPKPLPLIAQILAEKLPAEYVKSYEFGLQEVKRIAVVSGGGGFAIEEASRKADLLITGEITHEDYRVAEDLRVSVIAAGHYATETLGVKALMGVLKEKFGVKTVFIDNPTGL; encoded by the coding sequence ATGGATAGGGATGAGATAGTTTCCTTCCTGGATGAGTTCCTTAACATATCGGCTTACCCAGATAAGTCAAAGAACGGCCTTCAGGTCGAGGGAAAAGAGGAAGTCAACACTATAGCCTTTGCCGTGGATGCATCGCTTGATACTATACTTAAGGCCAAGGTCTTCAACGCCGACATGCTGATCGTTCATCATGGGATAATATGGGGAGGCATTTCCTACGTGAGGGGCTTGATAGCTAAAAGGTTAAAGGAGTTACTCGTAGCTGGGATTAACCTTTACGCTGTTCATCTCCCCCTGGATGCCCACCCAGAAGTGGGAAACAATGTTCAACTATTAAAACTCCTAAACCTTGAAGCAAAGGAGCCTTTTGGTGAATACCATGGAGTTAAGATCGGTTACATAGGCGAATTTGACGAGCCTAAACCACTCCCGTTAATTGCTCAAATCTTAGCTGAAAAATTACCTGCAGAATATGTAAAGAGCTATGAATTTGGACTCCAGGAAGTGAAGAGGATTGCAGTGGTCTCTGGAGGTGGAGGATTCGCGATAGAGGAAGCAAGTAGAAAAGCAGATCTCCTGATAACTGGTGAGATAACCCATGAAGATTACAGGGTAGCTGAAGATCTTAGGGTCAGTGTAATAGCCGCTGGACATTATGCAACAGAAACCCTTGGAGTCAAAGCTCTAATGGGTGTTTTAAAGGAAAAATTTGGTGTAAAAACCGTATTCATTGATAATCCAACGGGCCTCTAG
- the map gene encoding type II methionyl aminopeptidase, which produces MDVDKLIEAGKIAKKVREEAVKLAKPGVSLLELAEKIESRIVELGGKPAFPANLSLNEVAAHYTPYKGDQTVLKEGDYLKIDLGVHIDGYIADTAVTVRVGMDFDELMEAAKEALESAISVARAGVEVKELGKAIENEIRKRGFNPIVNLSGHKIERYKLHAGVSIPNIYRPHDNYVLQEGDVFAIEPFATTGAGQVIEVPPTLIYMYVRDAPVRMAQARFLLAKIKREYKTLPFAYRWLQGEMPEGQLKLALRSLERSGALYGYPVLREIRGGMVTQFEHTIIVEKDSVTVTTE; this is translated from the coding sequence ATGGATGTTGACAAGCTTATTGAAGCCGGTAAAATAGCTAAAAAGGTTAGAGAAGAAGCCGTTAAACTTGCAAAGCCAGGAGTTTCGCTCTTGGAACTGGCAGAGAAAATTGAGAGTAGAATAGTTGAACTTGGAGGTAAGCCAGCTTTTCCGGCAAACCTTTCCCTAAATGAGGTCGCTGCCCACTACACTCCTTACAAGGGAGATCAAACTGTTCTCAAAGAGGGAGACTATCTAAAGATAGATTTGGGAGTTCATATAGATGGATACATAGCTGATACTGCTGTAACCGTTAGGGTTGGAATGGATTTTGATGAACTTATGGAAGCTGCTAAAGAAGCCCTGGAAAGCGCAATTTCAGTTGCAAGGGCCGGTGTCGAAGTTAAAGAACTCGGGAAAGCAATAGAAAATGAAATTAGGAAGAGAGGCTTTAACCCCATTGTAAACCTTAGTGGGCATAAAATAGAGAGGTACAAGCTTCATGCTGGGGTAAGCATCCCCAATATCTACAGACCCCACGATAACTATGTCCTCCAGGAAGGAGATGTCTTTGCAATAGAACCCTTTGCAACAACGGGTGCGGGGCAAGTTATAGAAGTTCCCCCCACGTTAATATACATGTACGTCAGGGATGCCCCAGTCAGGATGGCCCAAGCCAGGTTTCTGCTTGCTAAGATAAAGAGGGAGTACAAGACACTTCCCTTTGCTTATAGGTGGTTGCAAGGAGAGATGCCCGAAGGGCAGTTAAAACTAGCCTTAAGATCCCTGGAGAGATCCGGGGCCTTGTACGGTTACCCTGTGCTAAGGGAGATAAGGGGAGGAATGGTCACGCAGTTCGAGCATACAATAATAGTTGAAAAAGACTCCGTGACTGTAACAACGGAATGA
- a CDS encoding GIY-YIG nuclease family protein: MKGSYLLVIFLDKDEVVRTKAREFELTRGYYVYVGSGMNSLEKRVLRHFSRRKKLHWHIDYLLEKAILLRAYLIPSNERLEERISLEIGKYGTPVEGFGSSDLKVKSNLYRFNVEPDEVIIRVLKKLGLKWVLTFSPP; this comes from the coding sequence ATGAAGGGCTCTTATCTTTTAGTTATTTTTCTTGACAAGGATGAAGTCGTCAGGACTAAAGCTAGAGAATTTGAGCTTACGAGAGGATATTACGTCTACGTGGGTTCCGGAATGAATTCCCTTGAAAAAAGAGTTCTGAGGCACTTCAGCAGAAGGAAAAAACTTCATTGGCATATAGACTACTTACTTGAGAAAGCTATTCTCCTCAGGGCTTATCTCATACCTAGCAATGAAAGACTCGAGGAGAGGATCTCCTTGGAGATAGGAAAGTATGGAACTCCAGTCGAAGGGTTTGGATCCAGCGATTTAAAAGTGAAGAGTAACCTTTACAGGTTTAACGTTGAGCCCGATGAAGTGATAATTAGGGTTCTCAAAAAACTTGGTTTGAAATGGGTTCTGACCTTCTCCCCGCCGTGA